Proteins encoded together in one Mannheimia haemolytica window:
- the dmlR_1 gene encoding D-malate degradation protein R produces MNPKNTTLHALDIFLAVAREKNFSEVARQYDVASSVISRQIKQLEDDFGQTLFYRNTRAMSLTQAGEQFAKHAHAMLSQFQSLNEELHRSNQEPHGIIRLNAPVFFGQKHIAPHLAELHRRYPKLHIQLTQTDDFIDPYSETADVIFRISALVDSNLKLRIIAPQRHFLLASPSYLAQHGTPKQLSDLPQHQGLFYRGQLGVLHWRFGKQGKQIEAQPMLISNNANSLIETAVNGGGLLMMPDWAVHHELRNGTLVQVLPDQLISSQESEIFISMLTPQSTYRPVNVQAVMDFFIEKLDGGKCWQVESAV; encoded by the coding sequence ATGAACCCTAAAAACACCACCCTCCACGCCTTAGACATTTTTCTTGCCGTGGCTCGTGAGAAAAACTTTTCCGAAGTGGCTCGTCAGTATGATGTGGCAAGTTCGGTGATTTCTCGGCAAATCAAACAGCTTGAAGATGATTTTGGGCAAACGCTGTTTTATCGCAACACTCGTGCGATGAGTTTGACCCAAGCGGGTGAACAGTTTGCCAAGCACGCTCATGCAATGTTGAGCCAGTTCCAGAGCCTAAATGAAGAACTTCATCGTAGCAACCAAGAGCCGCACGGCATTATTCGCCTGAATGCACCGGTATTCTTCGGGCAGAAACATATTGCACCCCACTTGGCGGAGTTGCACCGCCGTTATCCGAAATTGCATATTCAGCTCACCCAGACCGATGATTTTATCGATCCGTATAGTGAAACGGCGGACGTGATTTTTCGGATATCGGCATTGGTGGACAGTAATCTGAAACTGCGGATCATTGCCCCGCAACGCCATTTTCTGCTTGCCTCACCGAGCTATCTCGCCCAACACGGCACGCCCAAGCAGTTGAGCGATTTGCCTCAACATCAAGGCTTGTTTTATCGAGGGCAGTTGGGCGTGTTACATTGGCGGTTTGGCAAACAAGGGAAGCAGATTGAGGCACAGCCGATGCTGATCAGCAACAATGCCAACAGCTTGATTGAAACAGCGGTAAACGGCGGCGGTTTGCTGATGATGCCGGATTGGGCGGTGCATCACGAGCTACGCAACGGCACGCTGGTGCAAGTGCTGCCCGACCAGCTGATTTCCAGCCAAGAGAGCGAGATTTTTATCTCAATGCTCACCCCACAAAGCACCTATCGCCCAGTGAATGTGCAAGCGGTGATGGATTTTTTTATCGAGAAATTAGACGGTGGGAAGTGTTGGCAGGTGGAAAGTGCGGTCTAA
- the ytnP gene encoding Metallo-beta-lactamase superfamily — protein sequence MNKLSQISTVLLLTGSLFSSVAMAHTHHSTAIYQPKENVVEQKRTQVDSYYRMMLGEYEVTALYDGYLSIGVPAYQQFTKLTKQQLDELISGQFRPMLPDGGVQTAVTGYLINTGKNLVLLDAGSGDVFDDKVGKLTDSLIKAGYRPEQVDTIIPTHLHFDHFSGVTRNGKMEFPNATVYIANQEKEFWLDTPIKEMPEHTQKYAQWTRDAVAPYAAAGRVKYYNLGDEIIPNFKSVATTGHTPGHSSVEVTSNGESLFVWGDLLHNHALQLPEPEVAAEFDVDAKGARQARLDILPQLAERKVWIAGAHLPFPGLGHLRKEAKGFSWVPVEYKPLEY from the coding sequence ATGAACAAATTATCTCAAATCAGTACCGTATTATTACTTACAGGTTCACTTTTCAGCTCGGTCGCTATGGCGCACACTCATCACTCCACAGCGATATATCAGCCAAAAGAAAATGTCGTGGAACAAAAACGCACCCAAGTAGACAGTTACTACCGTATGATGTTGGGTGAATATGAAGTTACCGCATTGTATGATGGCTACTTATCTATCGGCGTGCCGGCGTATCAACAGTTTACCAAGCTCACCAAACAACAGTTAGATGAGTTGATTTCAGGGCAATTCCGCCCAATGTTGCCAGATGGTGGCGTGCAAACCGCTGTGACAGGCTATTTAATCAATACCGGCAAAAACTTGGTGCTTTTAGATGCCGGTTCAGGCGATGTATTTGATGACAAAGTGGGCAAATTAACGGATAGCCTAATCAAAGCAGGTTATCGTCCAGAGCAAGTGGATACCATTATTCCAACCCATTTACACTTCGATCACTTCAGTGGCGTAACTCGTAACGGCAAAATGGAATTTCCTAATGCAACGGTTTATATCGCTAATCAAGAAAAGGAATTTTGGTTAGATACACCGATCAAAGAAATGCCTGAGCATACCCAAAAATATGCGCAGTGGACACGAGATGCTGTCGCCCCTTATGCTGCTGCAGGACGTGTGAAGTATTATAATTTGGGCGATGAGATTATCCCGAATTTCAAATCGGTGGCAACCACAGGGCATACCCCGGGGCATTCCAGCGTGGAAGTCACTTCCAATGGCGAAAGCTTATTTGTATGGGGCGATTTATTGCACAATCACGCACTGCAATTACCTGAACCTGAGGTCGCTGCGGAATTTGATGTCGATGCAAAAGGGGCAAGACAAGCTCGTTTAGACATTTTGCCACAATTAGCCGAGCGCAAAGTGTGGATTGCAGGCGCACACCTTCCATTCCCCGGTTTAGGACATCTACGCAAAGAAGCCAAAGGTTTCTCTTGGGTGCCGGTTGAATATAAACCGCTTGAATACTAA
- a CDS encoding NADH oxidase yields the protein MNPKYQPLFEPYPLNNGVTIKNRLTVAPLTIYDSGADGEMTDAGRNFWQNRFDGFGLYIMPFTNVHPSGIGFESPNAFDERHLPTLKEYAELAHAQGAKAVVQIAHSGLRADPAMTQGFDVVAPTGDAYGRFRTMSEQEVWDMVASYAYASELVMQAGFDGVEIHGANGWQIQQFVSASTNYHNDFWGGSLEKRLNFPLEIVKAIDEMRTKHNRSDFIIGYRFSPEEPGERGITMTETLVLVDKLLELPIQYLHISLWDFYKKVRRGADTSLTRMQVVHERIKGRVPFLGSGNLYTADDMLKAYQTGWVESVSIGKSIMLNPNLVELIQSGREDEIQTTFDWDKADFYRYTPAMLHGTRAGHDFYPPSKQLGVRYKSEHF from the coding sequence ATGAACCCAAAATACCAACCCCTTTTTGAACCCTACCCCCTAAACAACGGCGTTACTATCAAAAACCGCCTTACTGTCGCCCCTTTGACCATTTACGACTCAGGGGCGGACGGCGAGATGACCGACGCAGGCAGAAATTTTTGGCAAAACCGCTTTGACGGCTTTGGCTTATACATTATGCCCTTTACCAATGTGCACCCAAGCGGTATCGGCTTTGAGAGCCCCAACGCTTTTGACGAGCGTCATTTACCCACTTTAAAAGAATATGCCGAGCTTGCCCACGCACAAGGAGCCAAGGCGGTGGTGCAGATTGCCCATTCGGGACTGCGTGCCGACCCCGCAATGACGCAAGGCTTTGATGTCGTTGCCCCAACTGGTGATGCTTATGGACGCTTTCGCACGATGAGCGAACAAGAAGTATGGGACATGGTGGCAAGTTATGCCTATGCGTCCGAGCTGGTTATGCAGGCAGGTTTTGACGGTGTGGAGATTCACGGGGCGAACGGCTGGCAGATTCAGCAGTTTGTCTCGGCAAGCACCAATTACCACAACGATTTTTGGGGTGGAAGCCTAGAAAAACGCCTGAATTTTCCGCTTGAAATCGTCAAAGCCATTGATGAGATGCGTACCAAACACAACCGCTCCGACTTTATCATCGGCTACCGTTTTTCCCCCGAAGAGCCGGGCGAGCGTGGCATTACGATGACAGAAACGCTTGTCCTGGTGGATAAATTGTTGGAGCTACCCATTCAGTATCTGCACATTTCGCTGTGGGATTTTTATAAAAAAGTGCGGCGTGGGGCGGACACCAGTCTTACCCGTATGCAGGTGGTGCACGAGCGTATCAAAGGGCGAGTGCCGTTTTTGGGCAGTGGCAATCTTTATACCGCAGACGATATGCTCAAAGCGTATCAGACAGGTTGGGTGGAGAGCGTGTCCATCGGCAAAAGCATTATGCTTAATCCCAATTTGGTGGAGCTGATACAAAGCGGGCGGGAAGACGAAATCCAAACCACTTTTGACTGGGATAAAGCCGACTTCTACCGCTACACCCCGGCAATGCTGCACGGCACAAGGGCAGGACACGACTTTTATCCGCCGAGCAAACAGCTTGGCGTGCGTTATAAATCCGAGCATTTTTAA
- a CDS encoding KilA-N domain translates to MANAKENQTRAADIIKNWLRTRYTLEFLGTWEMLHNPNFKVVEFDHFKSQAGLHSFVLSASEWIERTNAIGLVVKKGRYGGTYAHKDIAFEFGSAISVPFKLYLIQEFQRLKEKEQQSLGWTVKRELAKVNYRIHTDAVKQYLIPSALSQSQLHLVYADEADLLNMALFGMTAKQWKEQNPAQKGNMRDYASVEQLICLANLENLNAVFIQDGLSPSERLSRLNQIAIHQMQILAEITPKKWLEE, encoded by the coding sequence ATGGCAAATGCCAAAGAAAACCAAACCAGAGCGGCGGATATTATTAAAAATTGGCTCAGAACCCGATACACATTGGAGTTTCTCGGAACTTGGGAAATGCTCCACAACCCGAATTTTAAAGTGGTCGAATTTGACCACTTTAAATCACAAGCCGGATTACATAGTTTTGTACTGAGCGCTTCGGAATGGATAGAACGGACAAATGCGATTGGATTGGTGGTTAAGAAAGGGCGATATGGTGGTACTTATGCCCACAAAGATATTGCATTTGAGTTTGGCAGTGCGATCAGTGTGCCGTTTAAACTCTATTTAATCCAAGAATTTCAACGTTTAAAAGAGAAGGAACAGCAAAGTTTAGGTTGGACGGTAAAAAGAGAACTGGCGAAAGTCAATTATCGAATTCATACCGATGCCGTTAAGCAGTACTTAATTCCGTCAGCACTCAGCCAATCACAACTCCATTTGGTTTATGCTGATGAAGCAGATTTATTAAATATGGCACTGTTTGGTATGACGGCGAAACAGTGGAAAGAACAAAATCCGGCTCAAAAAGGCAATATGCGTGACTATGCCAGTGTAGAGCAGCTGATCTGTTTGGCAAATTTAGAAAACCTCAATGCGGTTTTTATTCAAGACGGCTTATCGCCAAGCGAACGTTTAAGCCGTTTAAACCAGATTGCTATTCACCAAATGCAGATTTTAGCTGAGATCACACCGAAAAAATGGTTAGAGGAATAA
- a CDS encoding Alpha/beta hydrolase family yields the protein MQKLNIATETGTILHGVLFNSPQARTVMIAITGIHGNFYSNPFYVNLGQTLSANGIDFVYAQTRNAFNQIPIVNAKTGLSQTIGSYNEDFGKALEDVKAYVDFAQKQGYGRIILAGHSLGANKVIHYLAKSQDKRVDKFILLSPANVTHLTNSISEPERAFIRSQVQNGKGQTMLPFELFGWLPCTADTAYQWLYSPVLNNVHQEADGDFSQIGQITHTGALLIGTLDRFTYGDPQSFLHNINRHFPSAEHNTLIFIENTGHTYQQKEQVIADNVLKVIQDWGR from the coding sequence ATGCAAAAACTGAATATCGCCACCGAGACCGGCACGATTTTGCACGGTGTCTTATTTAACAGCCCCCAAGCCCGCACTGTGATGATTGCCATCACCGGCATACACGGCAATTTTTATTCCAATCCGTTTTATGTCAATTTAGGGCAGACCTTATCGGCAAACGGCATTGATTTTGTCTATGCCCAAACCCGTAACGCTTTTAACCAAATCCCCATTGTCAATGCGAAAACTGGGCTGTCCCAAACCATCGGTTCGTATAACGAAGACTTCGGCAAAGCACTGGAAGATGTCAAAGCCTATGTGGATTTTGCCCAAAAACAGGGCTATGGGCGGATTATTTTGGCAGGGCATTCTTTGGGGGCGAACAAAGTCATTCATTATCTGGCAAAGAGCCAAGATAAACGGGTGGATAAATTTATCCTGCTGAGTCCTGCCAATGTTACCCATTTGACAAACAGCATTAGCGAGCCTGAACGGGCGTTTATCCGTAGCCAAGTACAAAACGGCAAAGGTCAGACAATGCTCCCTTTTGAGCTGTTCGGCTGGCTGCCTTGCACCGCAGACACCGCTTATCAGTGGCTGTATTCGCCTGTTTTGAACAATGTGCATCAAGAAGCGGACGGCGATTTTTCGCAGATTGGGCAGATTACCCACACAGGGGCGTTATTGATTGGCACGCTGGATAGGTTTACCTATGGCGACCCACAAAGCTTTTTGCACAACATCAACCGCCATTTTCCCAGTGCCGAACACAACACCCTGATTTTTATTGAAAACACCGGGCATACTTATCAGCAAAAAGAACAGGTAATAGCGGATAACGTGCTTAAAGTCATACAGGATTGGGGGCGGTGA
- a CDS encoding Macrophage migration inhibitory factor (MIF) yields MAFITIQTNAGISKEVQKEISDGIGKAVSLIPHQSADSILIVFDDNKAMYYQGDEPVALITVRAFGNENYIGYREFCSQINQILHRTLPIASGRIFVEFCDINAFGMGAFYAER; encoded by the coding sequence ATGGCGTTTATCACCATACAGACCAATGCGGGTATCTCAAAAGAGGTGCAAAAAGAGATTTCAGACGGCATCGGCAAGGCAGTAAGCCTAATCCCGCACCAGTCGGCAGACAGCATTCTGATTGTGTTTGACGATAACAAAGCGATGTATTATCAAGGCGATGAACCTGTGGCACTCATCACGGTGCGTGCTTTTGGCAATGAAAACTACATCGGCTATCGTGAGTTTTGTTCCCAAATCAATCAAATTTTGCACCGCACTTTACCTATTGCAAGCGGTCGGATTTTTGTGGAATTTTGCGACATCAACGCCTTTGGCATGGGGGCGTTTTATGCCGAGCGTTAA
- a CDS encoding Regulator of competence-specific genes produces MSEFCDFIVEQLHPLAPINVKRMFGCWGLFRYGKMFAIIDDDLLYIKVDEKSKPLFIQEGCEPFRYFTTRKGVRTQVALNYYQLPETALDNSDELCYWARLGISAG; encoded by the coding sequence ATGAGTGAATTTTGTGATTTTATTGTGGAACAGTTGCACCCGCTCGCCCCAATTAATGTGAAACGAATGTTTGGCTGTTGGGGGCTGTTTCGATATGGGAAAATGTTTGCCATTATTGACGATGATCTGCTCTATATCAAAGTTGATGAGAAGAGCAAACCGCTGTTTATTCAAGAAGGCTGTGAGCCGTTTCGGTATTTCACTACCCGAAAAGGCGTGAGAACCCAAGTGGCACTGAATTATTATCAATTGCCAGAAACCGCCCTCGATAACAGCGATGAGTTATGTTACTGGGCAAGATTGGGAATTTCAGCAGGCTAG
- the yybR gene encoding Uncharacterized HTH-type transcriptional regulator yybR, translating to MENRDRGYVLAKNCPSRLILNHLTSRWGVLVMIVLKDGTKRFSEIRRAIEGVSERMLTETLKQLEADGMLVRKSFDTVPPHVEYTLTPYGTQAAEKIHALVDWLEVNLNGILAQQTA from the coding sequence ATGGAAAACAGAGATAGAGGCTACGTTCTTGCCAAAAACTGCCCAAGCAGACTTATTTTAAACCACTTAACCAGTCGCTGGGGCGTGTTGGTGATGATTGTATTGAAAGACGGCACAAAGCGTTTTTCGGAAATCCGCCGTGCCATTGAGGGCGTGAGTGAACGAATGCTGACCGAAACCTTAAAACAGTTAGAGGCAGACGGAATGTTGGTTCGCAAATCCTTCGACACCGTGCCGCCCCACGTTGAATATACCCTCACGCCCTACGGCACGCAGGCGGCGGAGAAAATCCACGCCCTTGTGGATTGGTTGGAAGTGAATTTAAACGGCATTTTAGCCCAACAAACCGCCTAA
- a CDS encoding Putative NADH-flavin reductase gives MKKFAVIGATGLVGSAVVKELAERGHRVTAFARHIDKVQKADNVQAVAIDVNAPDFAQNLLGFDAVVNAFNAGWENPNLANDLKQGHASILTAAKTANVPYLLVVGGAGSLNIAPNVQLVDTPDFPAEVYPAANVVRELLNELRSRNDINWAFLSPAMMFAINPVSFERTGKYRTGKDDVLFNADGSPADISVADLAVAIADDLEQKAHLHQRFTVASI, from the coding sequence ATGAAAAAATTTGCCGTGATTGGTGCAACAGGCTTGGTTGGCTCGGCGGTGGTGAAAGAACTTGCCGAGCGTGGACATCGTGTTACCGCCTTTGCTCGTCACATTGACAAAGTACAAAAAGCCGACAATGTGCAAGCGGTGGCGATTGATGTCAATGCGCCTGATTTTGCTCAAAACTTGTTGGGCTTTGATGCGGTGGTCAATGCCTTTAACGCAGGTTGGGAAAACCCAAATCTTGCCAATGACTTAAAACAGGGACACGCCAGCATTTTAACGGCGGCCAAAACCGCCAATGTGCCTTATTTGCTGGTGGTTGGTGGTGCTGGTAGTCTGAACATTGCTCCGAACGTGCAACTGGTGGATACCCCTGATTTTCCTGCGGAGGTCTATCCTGCCGCCAATGTGGTGCGGGAGTTGTTGAATGAGCTTCGCAGCCGTAATGACATCAACTGGGCATTTTTATCGCCGGCGATGATGTTTGCCATCAATCCCGTTTCTTTTGAAAGAACAGGTAAGTATCGCACAGGTAAAGATGATGTGCTGTTTAATGCGGACGGTTCGCCTGCGGATATTAGCGTGGCAGATTTGGCGGTAGCGATTGCCGATGATCTCGAACAAAAAGCGCATTTACATCAACGTTTCACCGTAGCAAGTATTTGA
- a CDS encoding Nitronate monooxygenase: MNNRICQILNIEKPIIQAPLSWLTDARLVAAVGNAGGMGVLGPNAGLTAQTAVSTPEETAQKMREEIQKVKALTDKPFGVNLIPMAENDIWTAPMVAVIKDEKVPAVVYTGYGEGTIKPELFAELKQAGIKIIYRDLNPTPENTRLAEQAGADIIVATGFDEGGTLPAVALGTFSIVPLIADSTNLPVMAAGGIVDRRTAKAALALGAEGVFAGSLFLSSIESRMHTAVKERLVQSNGLDLMLFRTMPAYYRSLSGKLAEKLVAMDKAGASNEELGKTMGGLRGLRLGMLENNSDEGYISLGTGIGAIKAIRFVAEIVDELMVGIEG; the protein is encoded by the coding sequence ATGAACAATCGCATTTGCCAAATTTTAAATATTGAAAAACCCATTATCCAAGCCCCTTTGTCGTGGCTCACAGACGCACGCCTTGTTGCTGCTGTGGGCAATGCTGGCGGTATGGGCGTGCTTGGACCAAACGCTGGCTTAACCGCACAAACTGCCGTTTCCACCCCAGAGGAAACCGCCCAAAAAATGCGTGAAGAAATCCAAAAAGTCAAAGCCTTAACCGATAAGCCCTTTGGTGTGAATTTAATCCCAATGGCAGAAAATGACATTTGGACTGCCCCAATGGTAGCCGTTATCAAAGATGAAAAAGTCCCTGCGGTGGTCTATACAGGCTATGGCGAGGGGACAATTAAGCCAGAACTGTTTGCCGAATTAAAACAGGCAGGCATCAAAATCATCTACCGTGATTTAAACCCAACGCCAGAAAATACTCGCCTTGCCGAGCAGGCAGGAGCGGATATTATTGTCGCCACAGGCTTTGATGAAGGCGGGACTTTGCCGGCAGTGGCTTTGGGGACTTTTTCCATTGTGCCACTGATTGCCGACAGCACCAACTTGCCTGTGATGGCGGCTGGTGGTATTGTGGACAGACGCACCGCCAAAGCGGCTTTGGCACTGGGGGCAGAGGGCGTGTTTGCAGGCTCGCTGTTTTTATCAAGCATTGAGAGCCGTATGCACACTGCTGTAAAAGAACGATTGGTTCAATCAAATGGTTTGGATTTGATGTTGTTTCGCACAATGCCAGCGTATTATCGTTCGCTTTCAGGAAAATTGGCTGAAAAATTGGTGGCAATGGACAAAGCAGGGGCAAGCAATGAGGAGCTTGGCAAAACAATGGGCGGACTGCGTGGCTTGCGTTTAGGAATGCTGGAAAACAACAGCGATGAGGGCTACATTTCGCTTGGCACAGGCATTGGGGCGATTAAAGCCATTCGCTTTGTGGCAGAGATTGTTGATGAGTTGATGGTGGGGATTGAAGGGTAA
- a CDS encoding arsenical-resistance protein, whose protein sequence is MGIFERFLSVWVGLAILLGVGLGIWFTPYFQWIATMQVAQINLPIAVLIWLMIYPMMIQIDWLAIKNIRHNPKGLWLTLTVNWLIKPFTMALVGWLFFKVFFAGWVDEQSASEYIAGMILLGVAPCTAMVFVWSQLVKGDPNYTLVQVSLNDVIMIFAFAPITGLLLGMNDITIPWDTLFFSVLLYLVLPLLVGVATRKSLQDEHKIRQFSQRFKPLSILGLLLTVVLLFAFQAQTIVDKPMIILLIAIPLLVQTYGIFALSAIWAKWLKLPHAISAPACLIGTSNFFELAVAVAIALFGLNSGAALATVVGVLVEVPVMLSLVWWINRKSRENKGV, encoded by the coding sequence ATGGGCATTTTTGAACGATTTTTGAGTGTGTGGGTGGGGTTGGCGATTTTGCTTGGCGTGGGGCTGGGTATTTGGTTTACGCCTTATTTTCAATGGATTGCCACAATGCAAGTGGCTCAAATCAATTTGCCGATTGCGGTGCTGATTTGGCTGATGATTTATCCAATGATGATACAAATTGACTGGCTTGCCATTAAAAATATCCGCCACAATCCCAAAGGGCTTTGGCTGACTTTAACGGTAAATTGGTTGATTAAGCCTTTTACTATGGCACTTGTGGGCTGGTTGTTTTTTAAGGTATTTTTTGCTGGCTGGGTAGATGAACAATCGGCAAGCGAGTACATTGCAGGTATGATTTTGCTTGGGGTTGCACCTTGTACGGCAATGGTTTTTGTTTGGTCTCAACTGGTCAAAGGCGACCCCAATTACACGCTGGTGCAAGTGTCTTTAAATGATGTGATTATGATTTTTGCCTTTGCTCCGATTACAGGGCTTTTGCTTGGTATGAACGACATCACAATCCCGTGGGACACGCTGTTTTTTAGCGTGTTGCTGTATTTGGTATTGCCTTTGCTTGTGGGAGTTGCCACTCGCAAATCTTTGCAAGATGAACACAAAATTCGCCAATTCAGCCAGCGTTTTAAGCCTTTGTCTATTTTGGGATTGTTATTGACGGTGGTGCTGTTGTTTGCGTTTCAGGCACAAACCATTGTGGATAAGCCGATGATTATCCTGCTGATTGCCATTCCTTTATTGGTGCAGACTTACGGCATTTTTGCACTCAGTGCGATTTGGGCAAAATGGCTTAAATTGCCCCACGCCATTTCCGCCCCTGCTTGCTTAATCGGCACGAGCAATTTTTTTGAATTGGCGGTGGCGGTGGCGATTGCTTTATTTGGTTTAAATTCGGGGGCGGCATTGGCAACGGTGGTGGGTGTGTTGGTTGAAGTGCCTGTGATGTTGTCGCTGGTGTGGTGGATAAACCGAAAATCGCGGGAAAATAAAGGGGTGTAG
- the arsC_1 gene encoding Arsenate reductase has protein sequence MHQISIYHNPKCGTSRNTLALIRHLGIEPTIIHYLDTPPDERTLRQLIEQMNITPRELLRSNVPEYQQFNLDNDVSDDDIIKAMLNAPILINRPIVITEKGVRLCRPSEVFLSISPVALQSDFIKEDGEIIRVQGA, from the coding sequence ATGCACCAAATCAGCATTTATCACAATCCCAAATGCGGTACTTCTCGCAACACGCTGGCTTTGATTCGCCATTTGGGCATTGAGCCGACCATTATTCATTATCTGGACACCCCGCCCGATGAACGCACATTACGCCAATTGATTGAGCAAATGAACATCACGCCCAGAGAGCTTTTGCGAAGTAATGTGCCTGAATATCAACAATTTAATTTGGACAATGATGTGAGCGACGACGACATCATCAAGGCAATGCTAAATGCTCCCATTTTAATCAACCGCCCGATTGTCATCACCGAAAAAGGCGTGCGTTTGTGCCGTCCGAGCGAAGTATTTTTGAGCATTTCACCTGTGGCATTGCAAAGTGATTTTATCAAAGAAGACGGCGAAATCATCCGTGTACAAGGGGCATAA
- the arsR gene encoding Arsenical resistance operon repressor has translation MNTEHASKLFESLASPTRLAIFQALTAEGGRGMVVGDLAKQLNLAPNNLSFHLKTLANANLVYSEQQGKFVRYFANLAMMNGLIEFLLHRCCENASGGDCEKFCQSC, from the coding sequence ATGAACACCGAACACGCCAGCAAACTGTTTGAAAGTCTTGCTTCGCCCACACGCCTTGCCATTTTCCAAGCCCTGACCGCCGAAGGGGGGCGTGGTATGGTGGTGGGCGATTTGGCAAAACAGCTCAATCTTGCCCCCAATAATCTGTCGTTTCACTTAAAAACTTTGGCAAACGCCAACCTTGTTTACAGTGAACAGCAGGGAAAATTTGTCCGTTATTTCGCCAATTTAGCGATGATGAACGGCTTGATTGAATTTTTATTGCATCGCTGTTGTGAAAACGCAAGCGGTGGCGATTGCGAAAAATTTTGCCAATCGTGTTAG
- the qorA gene encoding Quinone oxidoreductase 1, with product MQIVDVVIPAPKAHEVQIQIQAIGLNRAEMMYREGAYVIDPVFPATLGYEGAGVVVAIGEGVSELAIGDKVSIIPSFMFTEYGTYGEIVNMPKHAVVKHPDNLSMEQASASWMAFVTAYGGLIEFGKVQKGDVVVLGGATSSVGLASIQIAKMQGATVIALSRTHAKGDALLEKGADFVIATSENDVTAKLFEITNGKGVNVVFDPVGGQEAAKIINAMAQDGRYIIYGALSHDDIAVPVFAILGKHLTVRGYELFEITTVPEKLAQAKQFVYDGLASGQLRPEIDKIFAFDEMVKAHEYMASNQQIGKIVVKI from the coding sequence TTGCAAATCGTTGATGTAGTAATTCCTGCACCAAAAGCACACGAAGTACAAATCCAAATCCAAGCCATTGGCTTAAACCGTGCCGAAATGATGTACCGAGAAGGGGCGTATGTGATTGACCCTGTATTCCCTGCGACTTTGGGTTATGAAGGGGCAGGCGTGGTCGTGGCGATTGGCGAGGGGGTGAGCGAGCTTGCCATTGGCGATAAGGTCAGCATTATTCCGTCTTTTATGTTTACCGAATACGGTACTTATGGCGAAATCGTCAATATGCCCAAACACGCCGTTGTTAAGCACCCTGATAATTTATCAATGGAACAAGCGTCCGCCAGTTGGATGGCGTTTGTTACCGCTTATGGTGGACTGATTGAGTTTGGCAAAGTACAAAAAGGCGATGTGGTGGTGCTAGGCGGTGCAACCAGTTCGGTCGGTCTGGCAAGCATTCAAATCGCCAAAATGCAAGGGGCAACGGTGATTGCCTTGTCTCGCACCCACGCCAAAGGCGATGCACTTTTGGAAAAAGGGGCGGATTTTGTGATTGCCACAAGCGAAAACGATGTAACCGCCAAACTTTTTGAAATCACCAATGGCAAAGGCGTGAATGTGGTGTTTGACCCTGTGGGCGGACAAGAGGCGGCAAAAATCATCAATGCAATGGCACAAGACGGTCGTTACATCATTTATGGGGCATTAAGCCACGATGATATTGCTGTGCCAGTCTTTGCGATTTTGGGTAAGCATTTGACAGTGCGGGGGTATGAACTCTTTGAAATTACCACCGTACCTGAAAAACTCGCCCAAGCCAAACAATTTGTCTATGACGGCTTGGCAAGCGGTCAATTACGCCCTGAAATTGACAAAATCTTTGCCTTTGATGAAATGGTTAAAGCTCACGAATATATGGCAAGCAATCAGCAGATTGGGAAGATTGTAGTTAAGATTTGA